Proteins from a single region of Rhizobium leguminosarum bv. trifolii WSM1325:
- a CDS encoding acetylornithine deacetylase (ArgE) (TIGRFAM: acetylornithine deacetylase (ArgE)~PFAM: peptidase M20; peptidase dimerisation domain protein~KEGG: rec:RHECIAT_PC0000539 acetylornithine deacetylase protein): MQAIEILERLVGFPSVVGTPNGEIVAWIRHYLQSHGAVVTELPGPEGDRSNLFATIGPKETPGYILSGHMDVVPAAGGGWTSDPFRLRAEADILYGRGATDMKGFLAAVLAAVPALVASPLRQPVHLAFSYDEEAGCRGVPHMIARLPELCATPLGAIIGEPSGMRAIRAHKGKAAARLTVRGRSGHSSRPDQGLNAIHAITDILACARAEAERLTRGPYEPVFEPPYSSLQVGTLKGGQAVNIIPDSCEAEFEARAISGVDPITLLAPLRASAEGLSQLGFQIDWRELSAYPALSLAADAPLAALLSELTGIEPLAAVSYGTEAGLFQRAGIDAIICGPGDIGRAHKPDEFILTGELLACQAMVEALGRRCA, from the coding sequence ATGCAGGCCATTGAAATTCTCGAAAGGCTCGTTGGCTTCCCCTCCGTCGTCGGCACGCCGAACGGCGAGATCGTGGCGTGGATCCGGCACTACCTGCAAAGCCACGGCGCCGTCGTCACCGAGCTTCCCGGCCCGGAGGGCGACCGGTCGAACCTCTTCGCCACGATCGGCCCGAAGGAAACGCCGGGCTATATTCTCTCCGGCCATATGGACGTGGTTCCCGCCGCTGGAGGCGGCTGGACCAGCGATCCGTTCCGATTGCGGGCTGAAGCAGACATCCTCTACGGTCGCGGCGCTACCGACATGAAAGGCTTCCTTGCCGCCGTTCTCGCGGCCGTTCCGGCGCTGGTGGCCTCACCGCTTCGCCAGCCCGTCCACCTTGCCTTTTCCTATGACGAGGAGGCCGGCTGCCGCGGCGTGCCGCACATGATCGCGCGCCTGCCGGAGCTCTGTGCAACCCCGCTTGGCGCGATCATCGGCGAGCCGAGCGGCATGCGGGCAATCCGCGCCCACAAGGGCAAGGCCGCCGCCCGACTGACGGTCAGGGGCCGGTCCGGCCATTCCTCGCGTCCGGACCAGGGACTGAACGCAATCCATGCCATCACCGATATTCTGGCTTGCGCTCGCGCCGAAGCCGAACGGCTCACGCGCGGCCCGTATGAGCCTGTCTTCGAACCGCCCTACTCCTCGCTTCAGGTCGGCACGCTGAAGGGCGGCCAGGCGGTCAACATCATTCCCGACAGCTGCGAGGCCGAGTTCGAAGCGCGGGCTATTTCCGGCGTCGATCCGATTACGTTGCTCGCGCCACTGCGGGCATCGGCCGAGGGACTATCGCAGCTTGGCTTCCAGATAGACTGGCGCGAACTCAGCGCCTATCCGGCGCTTTCGCTTGCCGCCGATGCGCCGCTTGCGGCCCTGCTTAGCGAACTGACCGGCATCGAGCCGCTCGCCGCCGTCAGCTACGGCACCGAGGCCGGACTTTTCCAGCGCGCCGGCATCGATGCGATCATCTGCGGACCGGGCGACATCGGCCGCGCCCACAAGCCGGACGAATTCATCCTCACGGGCGAACTGCTCGCCTGCCAGGCGATGGTCGAGGCGCTTGGCCGCCGCTGCGCCTGA
- a CDS encoding GCN5-related N-acetyltransferase (PFAM: GCN5-related N-acetyltransferase~KEGG: rec:RHECIAT_PC0000538 putative acetyltransferase protein), producing MSELISESRFVDSFETHIAGIDSVALDQLHALSMTVAWPHRGEDWQFLREFGQGIVAIDEIGRILGSAMWFPYDAQFATVGMVITSPRLQTNGAGQWLMGHALTQVAGRNLGLNATRAARRLYRSLNFVREALVFQCQGEAMSPPDVELPSGAAIRAVEAGDLEAIAELDCVAFGTDRKLLLARLMANSKGIVLTRAGRIEAFSLCRRFGRGHVIGPVVARSDADAIAVVRPHAAERAGAFLRLDTREQGGAFSDFLSRCGLPVYDIVTTMSLGGAWLPVAGRATAPEPKTYALVSQALG from the coding sequence GTGAGTGAACTGATATCCGAATCCAGGTTCGTCGATAGTTTCGAGACGCATATCGCCGGGATCGACAGCGTTGCTCTCGACCAGTTGCACGCACTTTCGATGACCGTCGCCTGGCCGCATCGCGGCGAGGATTGGCAGTTCCTGCGGGAGTTCGGCCAGGGCATCGTGGCGATCGATGAAATCGGCCGTATCCTGGGCTCTGCCATGTGGTTTCCCTATGACGCGCAATTTGCCACGGTCGGTATGGTCATCACCTCGCCGCGTCTTCAAACCAATGGCGCCGGGCAATGGCTGATGGGACACGCGCTTACTCAGGTCGCCGGGCGGAACCTCGGGCTGAATGCGACGCGCGCAGCGCGCCGCCTTTATCGGTCCTTGAACTTTGTTCGGGAGGCGCTGGTCTTTCAATGCCAAGGCGAAGCGATGTCGCCGCCGGATGTAGAGCTGCCGTCCGGTGCCGCAATACGGGCAGTGGAGGCTGGCGATCTGGAAGCGATCGCCGAATTGGATTGTGTGGCTTTCGGCACGGATCGCAAACTGCTGCTGGCCCGGCTCATGGCGAATTCCAAGGGCATCGTGTTGACCCGCGCGGGCCGGATCGAGGCTTTCTCGCTTTGCCGGCGGTTCGGGCGTGGCCATGTCATCGGTCCTGTTGTGGCGCGCAGTGACGCCGACGCGATCGCCGTCGTCCGCCCGCATGCGGCCGAACGCGCAGGTGCGTTCCTGCGCCTCGATACACGCGAGCAGGGCGGAGCCTTTTCCGATTTCCTCTCCCGCTGCGGTCTTCCTGTCTACGATATCGTGACGACCATGTCGCTCGGTGGCGCTTGGCTTCCGGTTGCCGGACGCGCAACTGCGCCCGAGCCGAAGACCTATGCACTCGTCAGCCAGGCACTCGGTTGA
- a CDS encoding conserved hypothetical protein (KEGG: rec:RHECIAT_PC0000537 hypothetical protein) — protein sequence MIMDGKPARKIWSQWYAWHPVLPIDDSVFWLETVYRRESPEGFWQYRSFRPELERQQALTCLPVCPGA from the coding sequence ATGATCATGGACGGGAAACCGGCACGAAAGATCTGGTCGCAGTGGTATGCGTGGCATCCTGTCTTGCCGATCGATGACTCGGTGTTCTGGCTCGAGACAGTGTATCGGCGGGAAAGCCCGGAGGGTTTCTGGCAATACCGCTCGTTCCGGCCCGAACTCGAACGCCAGCAGGCTCTGACCTGCCTCCCCGTCTGTCCCGGCGCCTAA
- a CDS encoding 5-formyltetrahydrofolate cyclo-ligase (TIGRFAM: 5-formyltetrahydrofolate cyclo-ligase~PFAM: 5-formyltetrahydrofolate cyclo-ligase~KEGG: mlo:mll0364 hypothetical protein): MKNNADGFSSPACFMHEVDPAYMGLEPEPEVVREWRKEQRRRLIDCRTLLGANEREQRTSLIRHHLDRLLPKIAGRSVSLYWPFLGEPDLRGWMQSAAACGATCLLPVVTEKRKPLSFRSWCVGEELTRGILNIPVPLQGEERRPDIVIAPVVGFDAQCYRLGFGGGYFDRTLAALHPRPFAIGVGFDFQEIETIRPQDHDIPMDAIVTDGEIRFRKGNGSVAARMFQG; the protein is encoded by the coding sequence ATGAAAAACAATGCCGATGGCTTTTCCTCACCGGCCTGCTTCATGCATGAGGTTGATCCGGCTTACATGGGGCTCGAACCGGAGCCCGAAGTCGTCCGGGAGTGGCGGAAGGAACAACGCCGTCGCCTGATAGACTGCCGGACGCTGCTCGGCGCGAATGAGCGCGAGCAACGAACATCTCTTATCCGTCATCATCTGGATCGGCTGCTGCCGAAGATCGCCGGCCGCAGTGTAAGCCTCTACTGGCCGTTTCTGGGCGAGCCGGACCTCCGCGGCTGGATGCAGTCTGCGGCAGCTTGCGGCGCCACTTGCCTGTTGCCGGTGGTGACGGAAAAAAGGAAGCCCCTCAGCTTCCGCTCGTGGTGCGTCGGCGAAGAACTGACACGGGGCATCCTGAACATCCCGGTTCCGCTTCAAGGCGAAGAGCGCCGGCCCGATATCGTCATCGCCCCGGTCGTCGGATTCGATGCGCAATGTTACCGGCTCGGTTTCGGAGGCGGTTATTTCGATCGAACGCTGGCCGCTCTCCATCCCCGGCCTTTCGCGATCGGCGTTGGTTTCGACTTCCAGGAGATCGAGACCATCCGTCCTCAGGACCATGACATCCCGATGGATGCGATCGTAACCGACGGCGAAATCCGCTTTCGCAAAGGCAACGGCTCCGTTGCCGCGCGGATGTTCCAGGGTTAG
- a CDS encoding conserved hypothetical protein (KEGG: ret:RHE_PF00333 hypothetical protein) produces MRRFLMPYFPGGDLAQKSAPVTIVANAVFLAAIAFTVSDQELWAKSVILMLGLALAAMFDDARPRLTIALSAVSLAAYLGLRAIT; encoded by the coding sequence ATGCGCCGTTTTTTAATGCCGTATTTCCCAGGCGGCGATCTCGCCCAGAAATCCGCCCCCGTGACCATCGTCGCCAACGCCGTCTTTCTGGCAGCAATCGCTTTCACCGTCTCCGATCAGGAGCTTTGGGCAAAATCCGTCATCCTGATGCTCGGCCTTGCGCTGGCGGCGATGTTCGACGATGCGAGACCCAGGCTGACAATCGCCCTCTCCGCCGTCAGTTTGGCGGCCTATCTCGGGCTACGTGCGATCACCTGA
- a CDS encoding transcriptional regulator, LysR family (PFAM: LysR substrate-binding; regulatory protein LysR~KEGG: rec:RHECIAT_PC0000534 probable transcriptional regulator protein, LysR family) has product MDLSSIEIFLAVVSDRSVTKAAKAVGRVPSNVTTRIQQLEEDLGVSLFSRDGKKMTLTREGETFFAYANRLMALALEARQAVRPLAPSGTLRVGTMESTAASRLPAALMQFNQMWPDVSLQLTMGASRDLTRDVLSDALDCALIARLPKTMREEDSSFDAELKALEMELTFVEDLLIVLPSGHPSIKSAADLRVGSLAALEPGCTYRRIAENWARKSSALPTSELGSYHAILASVATGNTAGVMPRSVLDLMHWPTPVQTHQLGAVETLLVYRKNDRPSAFNAFHEVLSATKGRDVRLTTN; this is encoded by the coding sequence TTGGACCTTTCATCGATCGAGATATTCCTCGCCGTTGTCAGCGACCGCAGCGTGACGAAGGCTGCCAAGGCCGTAGGGCGGGTGCCATCGAATGTGACGACGCGCATCCAGCAACTGGAGGAGGACCTCGGCGTTTCCCTCTTCAGCCGTGATGGCAAGAAGATGACGTTGACGCGGGAGGGGGAGACGTTTTTCGCCTATGCCAACCGGCTTATGGCGCTTGCGCTCGAAGCGCGCCAGGCCGTGCGGCCTCTCGCCCCATCGGGGACGTTGCGGGTCGGCACTATGGAGAGCACGGCGGCAAGCAGGCTGCCGGCGGCGCTGATGCAATTCAATCAGATGTGGCCCGATGTGTCGCTTCAGCTGACGATGGGGGCGTCCCGCGATCTGACCCGCGATGTTCTCTCTGATGCGCTGGATTGTGCGCTGATTGCCCGCCTGCCGAAGACGATGCGCGAGGAAGACTCGAGCTTCGATGCCGAACTCAAAGCGCTCGAAATGGAGCTGACCTTCGTCGAAGACCTGTTGATCGTGTTGCCATCCGGGCATCCCTCCATCAAATCCGCCGCCGACCTGCGTGTCGGGTCGCTCGCCGCTTTGGAGCCTGGCTGCACCTATCGCAGGATCGCTGAAAACTGGGCGCGTAAATCGAGCGCGCTGCCGACGAGCGAACTCGGTTCCTACCACGCGATCCTGGCGAGCGTTGCGACCGGGAACACGGCGGGTGTCATGCCCCGATCGGTCCTTGACCTCATGCACTGGCCGACACCGGTCCAGACCCATCAGCTCGGTGCTGTCGAGACGCTGCTCGTCTATCGCAAGAATGATCGCCCCAGCGCGTTCAACGCGTTCCACGAAGTTCTCAGCGCGACAAAGGGCAGAGATGTCAGGCTGACAACAAACTAG
- a CDS encoding CBS domain containing membrane protein (PFAM: HPP family protein; CBS domain containing protein~KEGG: ret:RHE_PF00331 hypothetical protein) — MIACLGALLAIGFTGVISGYLFGQGPHLPLIVAPMGASAVLLFAVPASPLAQPWSIIGGNTISALMGIIAAYFIRDPIIATGVGVSLAIGAMSFTRCLHPPGGAAALTAVLGGPVVAGWGFLFPFVPVALNSCILVGLGLLFHKLSKRNYPHVVPKPVENTHQTIDLPSAVRVGFREEDVDAALEALDETFDIDRADLGRLLQQVELQAAIRSTDKISCADIMSRDVIAIGEASEPDAARHLLLKHNIRTLPVKDPEGRLVGAVGLRELSMSTETIAHAISRPAVARPSDAALSLLPVLTDGRTHAVIIVDDDFRILGLISQTDLLSAVARLLPKEDNAIPAVA, encoded by the coding sequence TTGATTGCATGTCTCGGCGCTTTGCTGGCCATTGGTTTCACCGGCGTCATCAGCGGCTATCTGTTCGGGCAGGGGCCGCATCTTCCCTTGATCGTCGCGCCGATGGGGGCGTCCGCAGTGCTTCTTTTCGCGGTGCCTGCAAGCCCGCTGGCGCAGCCATGGTCGATCATCGGCGGCAATACGATTTCCGCTCTGATGGGGATCATTGCCGCCTATTTCATTCGTGATCCGATCATCGCGACCGGTGTCGGCGTTTCGCTTGCCATCGGCGCGATGTCCTTCACGCGGTGCCTTCATCCGCCAGGAGGAGCCGCCGCACTGACCGCCGTGCTCGGCGGCCCTGTCGTTGCCGGTTGGGGATTTCTCTTTCCCTTCGTGCCCGTCGCCTTGAACTCCTGCATTCTCGTCGGCCTTGGCCTGCTGTTCCACAAGCTTTCCAAGCGGAATTATCCGCACGTCGTTCCGAAACCCGTGGAGAACACCCATCAGACGATCGACCTGCCATCGGCGGTGCGGGTGGGTTTTCGCGAGGAGGATGTCGACGCGGCCCTCGAAGCGCTTGACGAAACCTTCGATATCGACCGGGCAGACCTCGGCCGGCTGCTGCAGCAGGTTGAGTTGCAAGCGGCGATCCGCTCAACCGACAAGATCAGCTGTGCCGATATCATGTCGCGTGACGTGATCGCCATTGGCGAAGCTTCGGAACCGGATGCCGCACGGCATCTGCTCTTGAAGCATAATATCCGCACGCTGCCGGTTAAGGACCCCGAAGGCCGCCTCGTCGGCGCTGTCGGCTTGCGGGAATTGTCGATGAGCACCGAGACCATCGCGCATGCGATCTCGAGGCCGGCGGTGGCCAGACCTTCCGATGCCGCTCTGTCGCTATTGCCCGTTCTGACGGACGGCCGCACGCATGCCGTCATCATCGTCGACGACGATTTTCGCATCCTCGGCCTGATATCGCAAACGGATCTGCTGAGCGCAGTAGCGCGGCTGCTGCCAAAGGAAGACAATGCAATTCCGGCGGTGGCCTGA
- a CDS encoding conserved hypothetical protein (KEGG: sme:SMa1192 hypothetical protein), with translation MLIERDSNGDFILESSELAQRFGLSLADLRRHIRHGSVVSSVEIGTAEHQGTKRVSLRLGNRLWRAILNDENEVQQEQMTVLRGKSSGGHPR, from the coding sequence GTGCTGATCGAGCGCGATTCAAATGGTGATTTCATCCTGGAATCATCCGAACTGGCGCAGCGGTTTGGGCTGTCGCTCGCCGATCTTCGCCGCCACATTCGCCATGGCTCCGTCGTTAGCTCCGTGGAAATCGGCACGGCTGAACACCAGGGGACGAAACGGGTGTCGCTTCGCCTCGGCAACAGGCTTTGGCGAGCCATTTTGAACGATGAAAATGAAGTGCAGCAGGAGCAGATGACCGTTCTTCGGGGTAAATCCTCCGGAGGGCATCCGCGCTAA
- a CDS encoding conserved hypothetical protein (KEGG: rec:RHECIAT_PC0000531 hypothetical protein), which translates to MVQTIKTRSQAPLDSRDLEICQRVFDKIRSEYQVEKDSDEAERTASIIIELYRQGVRDPDHLQSMVEAARGLFETSER; encoded by the coding sequence ATGGTTCAAACGATCAAAACCCGATCGCAGGCACCGCTGGACTCCCGCGATCTCGAAATCTGCCAGCGGGTCTTCGACAAGATCAGATCCGAGTACCAGGTGGAAAAGGACAGCGACGAAGCCGAACGAACGGCGAGCATAATCATCGAGCTTTACCGGCAGGGCGTGCGTGACCCCGATCACCTGCAGTCGATGGTCGAGGCGGCCCGCGGCCTCTTCGAAACGAGCGAACGGTAG
- a CDS encoding chaperonin GroEL (TIGRFAM: chaperonin GroEL~PFAM: chaperonin Cpn60/TCP-1~KEGG: rec:RHECIAT_PC0000530 60 kDa chaperonin, heat shock protein), translating to MAAKEIKFSTEAREKMLRGVDILANAVKATLGPKGRNVVIERSFGAPRITKDGVSVAKEIELEDKFENMGAQMVREVASKTSDIAGDGTTTATVLAQAIVKEGAKAVTSGMNPMDLKRGIDLAVGAIVAELKANARKISNNSEIAQVGTISANGDAEIGRFLAEAMERVGNDGVITVEEAKTAETELEVVEGMQFDRGYLSPYFVTNADKMRVEFEDPYILIHEKKLSNLQSMLPVLEAVVQSSKPLLIIAEDVEGEALATLVVNKLRGGLKIAAVKAPGFGDRRKAMLEDIAILTAGTVISEDLGIKLESVTLDMLGRAKKVSIEKENTTIVDGSGAKSDIEGRVAQIKAQIEETTSDYDREKLQERLAKLAGGVAVIRVGGSTEVEVKEKKDRVDDALHATRAAVQEGILPGGGVALLRAVKALDNVKTANGDQRVGVDIVRRAVEAPARQIAENAGAEGSVIVGKLREKSEFSYGWNAQTGEYGDLYAQGVIDPAKVVRTALQDAASIAGLLVTTEAMIAEKPKKDAPPPMPAGPGMDF from the coding sequence ATGGCTGCTAAAGAAATCAAATTCAGCACCGAAGCCCGCGAGAAGATGCTGCGTGGCGTCGACATCCTGGCCAACGCCGTGAAGGCGACCCTCGGCCCGAAAGGCCGCAACGTCGTGATCGAACGATCTTTCGGCGCCCCGCGCATCACCAAGGACGGCGTTTCCGTCGCCAAGGAAATCGAACTCGAAGACAAGTTCGAGAACATGGGCGCCCAGATGGTCCGCGAAGTCGCCTCGAAGACCAGCGACATCGCCGGCGACGGCACCACGACGGCAACGGTACTGGCCCAGGCGATCGTCAAGGAGGGCGCCAAGGCGGTTACCTCAGGCATGAACCCGATGGACCTGAAACGCGGCATCGATCTTGCGGTCGGCGCCATCGTTGCGGAACTGAAGGCCAATGCCCGAAAGATCTCCAACAATTCCGAAATCGCCCAGGTCGGCACGATCTCCGCCAATGGCGATGCCGAAATCGGCCGCTTTTTGGCGGAAGCCATGGAAAGGGTCGGCAATGATGGCGTCATCACCGTTGAAGAAGCCAAGACCGCCGAAACCGAACTCGAAGTCGTCGAAGGCATGCAGTTCGACCGCGGCTATCTCAGCCCCTACTTCGTCACCAATGCCGACAAGATGCGGGTCGAGTTTGAAGACCCTTATATCCTCATCCATGAGAAGAAGCTCTCGAACCTGCAGTCGATGCTGCCGGTTCTCGAAGCTGTCGTCCAATCCAGCAAGCCGCTGCTCATCATCGCTGAAGACGTCGAAGGCGAAGCCCTGGCAACGCTCGTCGTCAACAAGCTGCGCGGCGGCCTGAAGATCGCCGCCGTCAAGGCTCCTGGCTTCGGTGACCGCCGCAAGGCCATGCTCGAAGACATCGCCATCCTGACCGCCGGCACCGTCATCTCCGAAGATCTCGGCATCAAGCTCGAATCCGTCACGCTCGATATGCTCGGCCGGGCCAAGAAGGTTTCGATTGAAAAGGAAAACACCACGATCGTCGATGGGTCAGGCGCCAAGTCCGACATCGAAGGCCGCGTTGCCCAGATCAAGGCCCAGATCGAAGAAACCACGTCGGACTATGACCGCGAGAAGCTGCAGGAACGTCTTGCCAAGCTCGCCGGCGGCGTTGCCGTCATCCGTGTCGGCGGCTCGACGGAAGTCGAAGTGAAGGAAAAGAAGGACCGCGTCGACGACGCGCTTCATGCAACCCGCGCTGCCGTTCAGGAAGGCATTCTGCCTGGTGGCGGCGTGGCGCTGCTGCGCGCCGTCAAGGCGCTCGACAATGTCAAAACCGCCAATGGCGACCAGCGCGTCGGCGTCGACATCGTTCGCCGCGCGGTCGAGGCACCGGCTCGCCAGATCGCCGAAAACGCCGGAGCGGAAGGCTCGGTCATCGTCGGTAAGCTGCGCGAGAAAAGCGAGTTCTCCTACGGCTGGAACGCTCAGACGGGCGAATATGGCGACCTCTATGCGCAGGGCGTCATCGATCCGGCCAAGGTGGTTCGCACCGCGCTGCAGGATGCGGCCTCCATCGCCGGTCTTCTCGTCACGACGGAAGCTATGATCGCCGAGAAACCCAAGAAGGACGCGCCACCGCCAATGCCCGCCGGCCCCGGTATGGACTTCTAA
- a CDS encoding chaperonin Cpn10 (PFAM: chaperonin Cpn10~KEGG: ret:RHE_PF00329 10 kDa chaperonin, heat shock protein): MSFRPLHDRILVHRVDSEEKTKGGIIIPDTAKEKPQEGEVIAVGPGARNDAGQIQALDVKPGDRILFGKWSGTEIKINGEDLLIMKESDVMGIIEPQGEKKQAA; this comes from the coding sequence ATGTCGTTCCGACCGCTTCATGACCGCATTCTCGTCCACCGGGTCGATTCAGAGGAAAAGACCAAGGGCGGCATCATCATTCCCGACACCGCCAAGGAAAAACCGCAGGAAGGCGAGGTCATCGCCGTTGGCCCTGGCGCGCGCAACGACGCCGGCCAGATCCAGGCGCTCGACGTCAAGCCCGGCGATCGCATCCTGTTCGGCAAATGGTCGGGCACCGAGATCAAGATCAATGGCGAAGACCTGCTGATCATGAAGGAAAGCGACGTGATGGGCATCATCGAACCGCAAGGTGAAAAGAAGCAGGCCGCCTGA
- a CDS encoding conserved hypothetical protein (KEGG: ret:RHE_PF00328 hypothetical protein) produces the protein MEEKTNIIKDLSIEEREEILVDIARTLEDTAREAFVEGNTHFAALSNNMAEAIRVNADELARDDPENAELVLQQAAAMISQFEAVHPYRMVSMAVH, from the coding sequence ATGGAAGAGAAGACCAATATCATCAAAGACCTCAGTATCGAGGAACGCGAGGAAATCCTCGTCGATATCGCTCGTACGCTGGAGGACACGGCGCGCGAGGCCTTTGTCGAAGGAAATACGCATTTTGCGGCACTCTCCAACAACATGGCTGAAGCGATCCGCGTCAATGCCGATGAACTCGCCCGTGACGATCCTGAGAATGCCGAGTTGGTATTGCAGCAGGCAGCGGCGATGATCTCGCAATTCGAAGCCGTGCACCCCTATCGGATGGTGAGCATGGCTGTCCATTGA
- a CDS encoding conserved hypothetical protein (KEGG: rec:RHECIAT_PC0000527 hypothetical protein) — protein MTTFKSSVPPESGTDDARSADTERAETDRKRALETARRNARTALDRNSGTETPSLKLAREYLSLGGHRRSKIDDNITDVRQWDEDPPEAERFWKERVETLPKDQRKQVEDFLPTINTP, from the coding sequence ATGACGACTTTCAAATCCAGCGTGCCGCCTGAGAGCGGCACAGACGACGCGCGGTCCGCCGATACAGAACGGGCCGAGACCGATCGCAAAAGGGCATTGGAAACTGCCCGGCGCAACGCGAGGACGGCATTAGATCGCAATAGCGGCACGGAAACCCCAAGCCTGAAGCTTGCAAGGGAATATCTCAGCCTCGGCGGCCACCGCCGCTCCAAGATCGACGACAATATCACCGATGTCCGCCAATGGGATGAGGACCCGCCGGAGGCCGAACGGTTCTGGAAGGAACGGGTGGAGACGCTTCCAAAGGATCAACGCAAACAGGTGGAGGATTTTCTTCCAACCATCAACACGCCCTGA
- a CDS encoding conserved hypothetical protein (KEGG: rec:RHECIAT_PC0000525 hypothetical protein) encodes MRLEEIMAIDKHEQIRQRAYEIWEAEGHPDGADERHWLQACDELAGEDEHETLQDLLDEDDRDDAALLQGAGESGDFDRPRARPVQTAVAPVPDVEMTTGEKPFRRKVKKTEGP; translated from the coding sequence ATGCGCTTGGAGGAGATCATGGCCATAGACAAGCACGAGCAGATACGCCAGCGCGCCTACGAAATCTGGGAGGCCGAGGGCCACCCCGATGGCGCTGACGAGCGCCATTGGCTGCAAGCCTGCGACGAACTGGCCGGCGAGGATGAGCATGAGACGCTGCAGGACCTGCTCGATGAAGACGACAGGGACGATGCGGCGCTGCTTCAAGGCGCCGGTGAGAGCGGCGACTTCGATCGGCCACGAGCGAGGCCGGTTCAAACAGCCGTGGCTCCGGTCCCTGACGTCGAGATGACGACGGGCGAAAAGCCTTTCCGGCGGAAAGTGAAGAAGACCGAAGGGCCGTGA
- a CDS encoding conserved hypothetical protein (KEGG: ret:RHE_PF00325 hypothetical protein), producing MQHLDHAIQIALTAHKGQADKTGRPFFEHCQRVALLVSGDETRTVAYIHDVVEKGSGWTLDRLREEGFPPAIISAVNALTRRPDEPDDDFVRRAASNPLALSVKQADLEDNLRQAEQSGKKTEKYQRGLDLLRDIRSG from the coding sequence ATGCAGCATCTCGACCATGCCATCCAGATCGCTCTTACGGCCCATAAAGGCCAGGCGGACAAGACCGGCCGGCCATTCTTCGAGCACTGCCAGCGGGTAGCGCTTCTGGTTTCCGGCGACGAGACACGAACGGTCGCCTACATTCATGATGTGGTCGAGAAGGGCAGCGGGTGGACGCTCGACAGGCTGAGAGAAGAAGGCTTTCCGCCGGCGATCATCTCCGCGGTGAATGCTTTGACACGGCGGCCAGATGAGCCGGATGACGACTTCGTCAGACGTGCGGCATCAAACCCGCTGGCCCTGTCCGTCAAACAGGCCGATCTTGAAGACAATCTCCGGCAGGCCGAACAGAGCGGCAAGAAAACGGAAAAATACCAGCGCGGCCTGGATCTCTTGCGCGACATCAGGAGCGGATAA
- a CDS encoding conserved hypothetical protein (KEGG: rec:RHECIAT_CH0001117 hypothetical protein) — protein sequence MPTIMICHDVKDTKHWLASPIRKQVLEPNGVTNIRTFTDSQNSNRVGLVMDVADMEKLMAFMQTKAAADAMASDGVLPETMVFLVQS from the coding sequence ATGCCTACCATAATGATCTGTCACGATGTCAAGGACACGAAACACTGGCTCGCTTCACCCATCCGCAAGCAAGTACTGGAACCCAACGGCGTCACGAACATTCGCACGTTTACGGACTCTCAAAACTCCAACCGCGTCGGCTTGGTCATGGACGTTGCAGACATGGAAAAGTTGATGGCCTTCATGCAGACCAAGGCAGCGGCCGATGCGATGGCGAGTGACGGCGTCTTGCCCGAAACCATGGTGTTCCTCGTTCAATCGTAA